A region from the Penaeus monodon isolate SGIC_2016 chromosome 17, NSTDA_Pmon_1, whole genome shotgun sequence genome encodes:
- the LOC119583399 gene encoding glutamate-gated chloride channel subunit beta-like yields MATFYVFKLNLWKVKQTAGVESHYSTMRVDVQFTRRSGHYVITHHLPIAFVLILAYGTLFLKLPTFLDRIIVSLSSFLLAVSIFSQVCSGLPKTAYFKMVDIWLFVCLVLIFAIVVCHATIEYVSEEGDLSSGRSSTASGRITRVQPDPTRPLSHKNGILAPTDPVPVETYPQERREEYQDPGVPKPMVWPPHVMALMAGRICIPVTFVIFNLAYWSSAMQWGFTPPFFRDETTMHIRGYQIQKLNPYGENVRLRKLEKLKSALYMQYQGIKPSLDILVALPTQI; encoded by the exons ATGGCCACGTTCTATGTATTCAAACTTAATCTAT GGAAGGTGAAGCAGACAGCGGGCGTCGAGAGCCACTATTCCACTATGCGCGTGGATGTCCAGTTCACCAGACGATCCGGCCATTACGTCATCACGCACCACCTGCCAATCGCGTTCGTCTTAATCTTGGCGTATGGGACGCTCTTCCTCAAGCTCCCTACCTTCTTAGACCGGATCATTGTCTCCCTGTCCTCCTTCCTGCTCGCCGTCTCCATCTTCTCGCAG GTTTGCAGCGGCCTCCCCAAAACGGCCTACTTCAAGATGGTAGACATCTGGCTCTTCGTCTGCCTCGTCCTCATTTTCGCCATCGTCGTGTGTCACGCCACCATTGAATACGTGTCTGAAGAAGGCGACCTCTCGTCGGGCAGGTCCAGCACCGCCTCGGGCCGGATCACCAGG GTTCAGCCGGACCCAACACGGCCGCTCTCCCACAAGAACGGGATCCTGGCGCCGACGGACCCGGTGCCCGTGGAGACGTATCCGCAGGAGCGCCGCGAGGAATACCAGGACCCGGGTGTCCCCAAGCCTATGGTGTGGCCGCCCCACGTTATGGCGCTGATGGCTGGCCGTATCTGCATCCCCGTGACTTTTGTCATCTTCAACTTGGCGTACTGGAGTTCTGCCATGCA ATGGGGCTTCACTCCGCCTTTCTTTCGAGATGAAACCACCATGCATATCAGAGGTTACC AGATCCAGAAACTTAACCCTTACGGCGAGAATGTACGTTTAAGGAAGCTAGA AAAACTGAAGAGTGCACTGTACATGCAGTATCAAGGCATCAAACCTTCACTTGATATACTGGTGGCCTTACCTACGCAAATCTGA